In one window of Tellurirhabdus rosea DNA:
- the hisS gene encoding histidine--tRNA ligase, which translates to MQKPSLARGTRDFGPEQMRKRMFLLNTIRETFRRYGFQPLETPALENLSVLMGKYGEEGDQLLFKVLNSGEFADKLTATDLAEGSRKLALKISEKGLRYDLTVPFARYVVMNRHALPMPFKRYQIQPVWRADRPQKGRYREFVQCDADVVGTDSLLCEAEIVLMLHEALRNLGVRDFTVKINNRKILTGISEVIGAPGQESTLAVAIDKLDKIGKEKVIEELQQRGLTDEAIARLEPMFAFPDETGAAFAQLKTWLAGSEVGLKGLAELEEVWQLVRQYGLENTQMQFDITLARGLSYYTGAIFEVKAGRVQIGSISGGGRYDNLTGTFGMPGLSGVGISLGVDRIYDVMEELNLWPDTQLQTTRVLVVHMDPEARAVGLPLLTRLRAADIPAEAYPDSAKLKKQLDYANQKEIPYVVLIGSEEMRTGLLALKNMVTGEQQKLSAEAIVAAVA; encoded by the coding sequence ATGCAAAAACCAAGCTTAGCTCGCGGCACCCGCGATTTTGGGCCGGAACAGATGCGCAAACGGATGTTTCTGCTGAATACCATCCGCGAAACCTTCCGGCGCTACGGGTTTCAGCCGCTCGAAACGCCCGCCCTCGAAAACCTGTCGGTCCTGATGGGAAAATACGGCGAGGAAGGCGACCAACTTCTGTTTAAAGTTCTGAATTCCGGCGAATTCGCCGATAAACTAACCGCCACCGACCTGGCTGAAGGCTCCCGGAAACTGGCCCTGAAAATCTCGGAAAAAGGTCTGCGTTATGACCTGACCGTTCCCTTTGCCCGTTACGTGGTCATGAACCGGCACGCCCTGCCGATGCCGTTCAAACGCTACCAGATTCAGCCCGTCTGGCGCGCCGACCGGCCGCAGAAAGGCCGCTACCGCGAATTTGTGCAATGCGACGCCGATGTCGTCGGGACGGATTCGCTCCTGTGCGAAGCGGAGATTGTGCTCATGCTCCACGAGGCCCTGCGCAACCTCGGCGTTCGGGATTTTACGGTGAAAATCAACAACCGCAAGATTCTGACCGGCATCTCGGAAGTCATCGGGGCACCGGGACAGGAAAGTACGCTGGCCGTAGCCATCGATAAGCTGGATAAAATCGGCAAGGAAAAAGTAATCGAGGAACTGCAGCAGCGCGGCCTGACCGACGAAGCCATCGCCCGCCTGGAGCCGATGTTTGCCTTTCCGGACGAAACTGGGGCCGCCTTTGCCCAGCTCAAAACCTGGCTGGCCGGTTCGGAAGTGGGCCTCAAAGGGCTGGCCGAACTGGAAGAAGTCTGGCAGCTGGTCCGTCAGTACGGTCTGGAAAATACGCAGATGCAGTTCGACATCACGCTGGCGCGGGGGCTCTCCTACTATACCGGGGCTATTTTTGAGGTCAAAGCGGGCAGGGTGCAGATCGGCTCGATCAGCGGCGGCGGCCGGTACGACAACCTGACGGGTACGTTCGGCATGCCGGGCCTATCGGGCGTGGGCATTTCGCTGGGCGTCGACCGGATCTACGACGTCATGGAAGAGCTGAACCTCTGGCCGGATACGCAACTGCAAACGACCCGGGTGCTGGTGGTACACATGGACCCCGAAGCCCGCGCGGTGGGCCTGCCCCTGCTGACGCGCCTCCGGGCCGCCGACATCCCGGCGGAAGCCTACCCGGATTCGGCCAAGCTAAAAAAACAGCTGGATTACGCTAACCAGAAGGAAATTCCGTACGTCGTGCTGATTGGTTCGGAGGAGATGCGGACGGGCCTTCTGGCGCTGAAAAATATGGTTACGGGGGAGCAGCAGAAGCTTTCGGCCGAAGCGATCGTTGCCGCTGTCGCCTAA
- a CDS encoding ferritin has protein sequence MKDLVRMRTSLKEEIERILNEQIKMEAHSSAIYLSMASWCDRNGFDYSANYFYKQSNEERNHMLKIFKYVADMGGTAVSPEVTNVPQDFAGFRDIFELALEQEIAVTHSINRIVDAARRVYDFNTEEFMMWFVKEQREEEYVARRAVELFDVIGEEGVGRYMIDKAIPKISYDGGEAE, from the coding sequence ATGAAAGATTTAGTCAGAATGCGGACCTCGCTCAAGGAAGAAATTGAGCGGATTCTCAACGAACAGATAAAAATGGAAGCTCACTCGTCGGCGATTTACCTGTCGATGGCTTCGTGGTGCGACCGCAACGGCTTTGATTACAGCGCCAACTACTTCTATAAACAGTCCAACGAAGAACGGAACCACATGCTGAAGATCTTCAAGTATGTGGCCGATATGGGCGGAACGGCTGTTTCGCCGGAAGTGACCAATGTGCCCCAGGATTTTGCCGGTTTCCGCGACATTTTCGAACTGGCACTGGAGCAGGAGATTGCCGTCACGCACTCCATCAACCGGATTGTGGACGCCGCCCGCCGGGTGTACGACTTCAACACGGAAGAATTCATGATGTGGTTCGTGAAGGAACAGCGCGAAGAAGAGTACGTAGCCCGTCGCGCCGTCGAACTGTTCGACGTGATCGGTGAAGAAGGCGTTGGCCGGTACATGATCGACAAGGCAATTCCGAAAATCTCCTACGACGGCGGAGAAGCGGAATAA
- the ald gene encoding alanine dehydrogenase, translating to MIIGVPKEIKNNENRVALTPAGVAELKKYGHTVYVQTNAGQGSGFVDAEYKEAGATILPTIEEVYGIADMIIKVKEPIASEYNLIKENQLLFTYFHFASSEELTRAMIERKAVCLAYETVEKTDRSLPLLVPMSEVAGRMAIQEGAKYLEKPLKGRGILLGGVPGVKPANVLVLGGGIVGTQAAKMAAGLGAHVTIMDVSLPRLRYLSDIMPPNVVTMMSNDYSIREQVKGADLIVGAVLIPGAKAPHLITRDMLKTMRPGTVLVDVAVDQGGCIETCTPTTHENPTYIIDDVVHYCVANMPGAVPYTSTLALTNATLPYALQLANKGWVKACQQNEELCKGLNVVNGKVVYQGVADAFGLPLTGIADVLQEETAELQA from the coding sequence ATGATTATTGGTGTTCCCAAAGAAATTAAGAACAACGAGAACCGCGTTGCCCTCACGCCCGCCGGTGTTGCAGAACTGAAAAAGTACGGACACACGGTTTATGTGCAGACCAACGCCGGTCAGGGAAGCGGGTTTGTGGATGCCGAATACAAGGAAGCCGGAGCCACCATTTTGCCGACGATTGAGGAAGTGTACGGCATTGCCGACATGATCATCAAGGTAAAGGAGCCGATTGCTTCTGAGTATAACCTGATTAAAGAAAATCAACTGCTTTTCACTTATTTCCACTTTGCCTCGTCGGAAGAACTGACGCGGGCGATGATTGAGCGGAAAGCGGTCTGTCTGGCTTACGAAACGGTAGAAAAAACAGACCGTTCGCTGCCGCTGCTGGTTCCGATGTCGGAAGTAGCCGGCCGGATGGCAATTCAGGAAGGAGCCAAGTATCTGGAGAAACCGCTAAAAGGGCGGGGTATCCTGCTGGGCGGCGTGCCGGGCGTAAAGCCGGCCAATGTCCTGGTGCTGGGCGGCGGAATCGTCGGCACGCAGGCGGCCAAAATGGCGGCCGGTCTGGGCGCTCACGTGACGATCATGGACGTCAGCCTGCCGCGGCTGCGTTACCTCTCGGATATCATGCCGCCGAACGTGGTGACGATGATGTCCAATGACTACAGCATTCGGGAGCAGGTCAAAGGCGCCGACCTGATCGTTGGCGCGGTGCTGATTCCGGGTGCCAAAGCGCCGCACCTGATTACCCGCGACATGCTGAAAACCATGCGTCCGGGTACCGTTCTGGTGGACGTGGCGGTTGACCAGGGGGGCTGCATCGAAACCTGCACCCCGACGACGCACGAAAACCCGACGTACATCATCGACGACGTGGTTCACTACTGCGTAGCCAACATGCCGGGCGCTGTGCCTTACACCTCAACGCTGGCGCTGACGAACGCCACCCTGCCGTACGCGTTGCAACTGGCGAACAAAGGATGGGTGAAAGCCTGCCAGCAGAACGAAGAGCTTTGCAAAGGCCTCAACGTGGTGAACGGCAAAGTGGTGTACCAAGGCGTAGCGGATGCTTTCGGCCTGCCGCTGACCGGCATCGCCGACGTTCTACAGGAAGAGACGGCCGAATTACAGGCTTAA
- a CDS encoding class I SAM-dependent methyltransferase, whose amino-acid sequence MKKLISFVLRYVPRPMLQRVSHYALKGMAVFYRGNKVECPVCGSHFREFVPYGRMPARPNALCPDCLSLERHRLMYLYLQRKTNFFQSNLKVLHVAPEHCFIKRFEKQKNLDYITADIESPLAKVKMDIHHIPFADNTFDVAFCNHVMEHVDDDVRASSELYRVLKPGGWAIIQSPIDYSRATTFEDPTITDPKERERLFWQSDHVRLYGQDYAERLAKGGFSVKEDRFVMEMPKEEVQRFALPGGEIIYFCKKI is encoded by the coding sequence ATGAAAAAGCTGATAAGTTTTGTTCTCCGGTATGTGCCGCGCCCGATGTTGCAGCGCGTGAGCCATTATGCCCTGAAAGGAATGGCTGTTTTTTACCGGGGAAACAAGGTGGAATGTCCGGTCTGCGGCAGCCATTTCCGGGAATTTGTGCCTTACGGCCGCATGCCCGCCCGCCCCAACGCCCTTTGCCCGGATTGCCTGTCGCTCGAACGGCACCGCCTGATGTACCTGTATCTGCAACGGAAAACCAACTTTTTCCAGAGCAACCTGAAAGTACTGCACGTGGCCCCGGAGCACTGCTTCATCAAACGCTTCGAAAAGCAGAAAAACCTCGATTACATTACCGCGGACATCGAATCGCCGCTGGCTAAGGTGAAAATGGACATCCACCACATTCCTTTTGCTGACAATACCTTCGACGTGGCGTTCTGCAACCACGTCATGGAACACGTGGACGACGATGTCCGGGCGAGCAGTGAACTGTACCGCGTGCTGAAACCCGGCGGCTGGGCCATCATCCAGTCACCCATCGACTACAGCCGGGCGACTACGTTTGAAGACCCCACCATCACCGACCCCAAAGAACGGGAACGCCTGTTCTGGCAAAGCGACCACGTCCGGCTCTACGGACAGGATTACGCAGAACGCCTCGCCAAAGGCGGTTTTTCCGTCAAAGAAGACCGGTTTGTGATGGAGATGCCCAAAGAGGAAGTGCAGCGGTTCGCGCTGCCGGGGGGAGAGATTATCTACTTCTGCAAGAAAATCTGA
- a CDS encoding Lrp/AsnC family transcriptional regulator has product MTELDAIDQKILKLLQEDARLTIQEIGQQINLSKTPVHERIKRLEREGVIDRYVMLVNKKKLGNTLMVYCQVTLDKQTRDTFADFDQAAASLPEILECNRVSGSFDYLLKIIVRDMESYNQFYQNRLSVIPGILHISSFFVMAEVKNTTVVPVG; this is encoded by the coding sequence ATGACCGAACTCGATGCGATTGACCAGAAGATTCTGAAGCTTCTCCAGGAAGATGCCCGGCTGACCATCCAGGAAATCGGCCAGCAGATCAACCTGTCAAAAACGCCTGTCCATGAACGCATTAAGCGCCTCGAACGAGAGGGCGTTATCGACCGCTACGTGATGCTCGTCAACAAGAAAAAACTCGGGAATACGCTCATGGTCTACTGTCAGGTGACGCTCGACAAACAGACTCGCGACACCTTCGCCGACTTCGACCAGGCCGCCGCCAGCCTACCCGAGATCTTGGAATGCAACCGGGTTTCGGGTTCCTTCGACTACCTGCTGAAGATCATCGTCCGCGACATGGAAAGCTATAACCAGTTCTACCAGAACCGCCTTTCGGTCATCCCCGGCATCCTCCACATCAGCAGCTTTTTCGTGATGGCAGAAGTGAAAAACACGACCGTAGTGCCGGTGGGGTGA
- a CDS encoding DUF305 domain-containing protein codes for MKRHTFLPERTGLWLAAFLAVIGCTSGLAQSTPTGSAAQGRESRPTNANSALVQPMTQMASQMKSARKTGDPDMDYATLTKIHHQSEIDLIQQGLKSGKNPELMTFMRNLVPEKEKDLAELNQLSRELTAASANPSFSQEINQKLNAMDMDTQKGMNGRMTGDADKDLIATMIQHHQDGIDLSQTYLKYAKNPTLRAHAERMVANSQREIEAMKQIIK; via the coding sequence ATGAAACGACATACCTTTTTGCCCGAACGTACGGGCCTGTGGCTGGCCGCCTTTCTGGCGGTGATCGGCTGCACCAGCGGACTGGCCCAGTCTACCCCGACCGGCTCGGCGGCCCAGGGACGGGAAAGCCGCCCGACCAACGCCAACAGCGCCCTGGTTCAGCCGATGACGCAGATGGCCAGCCAGATGAAATCGGCCCGCAAGACCGGCGATCCGGACATGGATTACGCCACGCTGACGAAAATTCACCACCAGTCGGAGATCGACCTCATCCAGCAGGGCCTCAAAAGCGGCAAGAATCCGGAACTGATGACGTTCATGCGCAATCTGGTTCCGGAGAAAGAAAAAGACCTGGCCGAGCTCAATCAGCTTTCCCGCGAACTGACGGCGGCCTCGGCCAACCCCTCTTTCTCGCAGGAAATCAACCAAAAGCTGAACGCCATGGATATGGACACCCAGAAAGGCATGAACGGACGCATGACGGGCGATGCCGACAAGGACCTGATTGCCACGATGATCCAGCATCATCAGGACGGCATCGACCTGTCGCAGACGTATCTCAAATATGCCAAAAACCCGACGCTTCGCGCGCATGCCGAACGGATGGTGGCCAACAGCCAGCGCGAGATTGAGGCGATGAAACAGATCATTAAATAG
- a CDS encoding NAD(P)/FAD-dependent oxidoreductase gives MDVLIIGGGLAGLVSALELARKGFRITLIEKKTYPFHKVCGEYVSNEVRPYLESLGVDLRALGALVIERFRFTSPSGRMLETRLDLGGFGVSRYTLDYALYQLAEDAGVQFVLGKQVDRVDFDGNQFTAELADGQRLAARLVIGAFGKRSRLDKQLGRAFMEKPSPYVGVKYHIRQGPTHRGFPTDIIALHNFQDGYCGMSAIEEGKYCFCYLTTRENVRQYGSIPAMEHALMYQNPHLKAVFETFEFVFDKPEVINEISFAPKRAVEDHILMAGDSAGLITPLCGNGMAMAIHGAKLVSDVSAEFLQNRISRSQLEARYEQEWQRQFARRLWVGRTVQKLFGAPRLSELAISVFGFKPLLHGVMRQTHGKVLVG, from the coding sequence ATGGATGTACTCATCATCGGCGGCGGACTGGCCGGACTTGTAAGCGCGCTGGAACTGGCCCGCAAAGGCTTTCGGATTACGTTAATTGAGAAGAAAACGTACCCTTTTCACAAAGTCTGCGGGGAGTACGTATCCAACGAAGTGCGGCCGTACCTGGAGTCGCTGGGCGTTGACCTGCGGGCGCTGGGCGCGTTGGTCATCGAACGCTTCCGGTTTACCTCGCCCTCGGGCCGTATGCTCGAAACGCGGCTGGACCTGGGCGGATTCGGTGTCAGTCGCTACACGCTCGACTACGCGCTCTACCAACTGGCCGAAGACGCCGGGGTGCAGTTTGTGCTCGGCAAGCAGGTGGACCGGGTGGACTTCGACGGCAATCAGTTCACAGCGGAACTTGCCGACGGGCAGCGGCTGGCGGCCCGGCTGGTGATCGGTGCTTTCGGCAAGCGTTCGAGGCTGGACAAACAACTGGGGCGGGCGTTCATGGAAAAGCCGTCGCCCTACGTGGGCGTCAAGTACCACATCCGACAGGGACCAACGCACCGGGGCTTTCCTACGGATATTATTGCCCTGCATAATTTTCAGGACGGCTACTGCGGAATGTCGGCCATTGAGGAGGGCAAATACTGTTTCTGCTACCTCACTACCCGCGAAAATGTCCGGCAGTACGGCAGCATTCCGGCGATGGAACATGCCCTGATGTACCAAAATCCGCATCTGAAGGCTGTTTTCGAAACGTTCGAGTTTGTTTTTGACAAGCCCGAAGTCATCAACGAAATCTCTTTTGCGCCCAAACGGGCCGTCGAAGACCATATCCTGATGGCCGGCGACTCCGCCGGGCTGATTACGCCGCTCTGCGGCAACGGCATGGCTATGGCCATTCATGGGGCCAAACTCGTCAGCGACGTATCCGCCGAATTTCTGCAAAACCGCATCAGCCGTTCGCAACTGGAAGCCCGGTACGAGCAGGAGTGGCAGCGGCAGTTTGCCCGTCGTCTGTGGGTAGGCCGCACCGTGCAGAAGCTTTTCGGTGCCCCCCGCCTCTCCGAACTCGCCATCTCCGTCTTCGGCTTCAAACCCCTTCTCCACGGAGTCATGCGCCAAACGCACGGGAAGGTGCTGGTGGGGTGA